The Sesamum indicum cultivar Zhongzhi No. 13 linkage group LG1, S_indicum_v1.0, whole genome shotgun sequence genome includes a window with the following:
- the LOC105158488 gene encoding LOW QUALITY PROTEIN: protein NUCLEAR FUSION DEFECTIVE 4-like (The sequence of the model RefSeq protein was modified relative to this genomic sequence to represent the inferred CDS: deleted 1 base in 1 codon), with amino-acid sequence MAGQSRKWMILVATIWIQAFTGTNFDFSAYSSEMKAVLGVSQVQLNYLATASDLGKAVGGSSGLALMWLPLWAVMFTAAVMGLVGYGVQWLVISNVIALPYFVVFLLCLLAGCSICWFNTVCFVLCIKNFPSNRPLALSLTVSFNGVSAALYNLAANSLNLSTSAVYLLLNALVPLFTSIAALVPIVRQPPVDGPDPDVVKRDQFTFLKLNLLAVITGLYLLFLHPSNALMAFFLQSSNIEGSPHGADKRCSCATVIEKDRLVMLGQEHTAKMLGHSLDFWLYYLAYFSGGTIGLVYSNNIGQIAQSLGHSLMNSKLITVYSAFSFFGRLLSAAPDFIRAKVYFARTGWLTIALLPTPIAFFVLVAFGGNPLAIQAGTALIGLSSGFIFAAAVSITSELFGPESAGVNHNILITNIPIGSLIYGFLAALVYDSNAVSGVGLLANSVVCMGRKCYFWTFVWWGCISLLGLASSVLLFIRTRPAYHRFEQSRTSTMLY; translated from the exons ATGGCGGGGCAGTCACGGAAGTGGATGATTCTAGTGGCGACGATTTGGATTCAGGCGTTCACGGGGACGAATTTCGACTTCTCGGCATACTCATCGGAGATGAAGGCGGTCCTCGGTGTGTCTCAGGTGCAGCTTAACTACCTCGCCACAGCGTCGGACCTCGGCAAGGCGGTGGGAGGGTCGTCGGGGCTGGCGCTCATGTGGCTGCCGCTGTGGGCGGTGATGTTCACGGCAGCGGTCATGGGATTGGTTGGGTACGGCGTGCAGTGGCTCGTGATTAGCAACGTGATTGCCTTGCCGTATTTCGTG GTATTTTTACTCTGCTTGTTAGCTGGATGCAGCATCTGCTGGTTCAATACAGTTTGCTTTGTTCTCTGCATAAAGAATTTCCCATCTAATAGGCCACTTGCTCTTTCTCTCACAGTGAGCTTCAATGGTGTAAGTGCAGCCTTATACAACCTTGCTGCGAATTCACTTAACCTTTCAACGTCCGCCGTCTATCTTCTCCTCAATGCTTTAGTTCCACTCTTCACATCAATCGCAGCACTAGTGCCCATCGTTCGTCAACCTCCCGTGGATGGTCCCGACCCTGATGTCGTTAAGCGCGACCAATTTACATTCCTTAAGTTAAACTTGTTGGCTGTTATCACAGGCCTATATCTTCTTTTCCTCCATCCATCAAATGCATTAATGgctttttttcttcaa tctTCTAACATTGAAGGGTCTCCTCATGGTGCTGATAAACGTTGTTCTTGTGCAACTGTGATTGAAAAGGACCGGCTAGTGATGCTTGGGCAAGAGCATACAGCAAAAATGCTCGGCCACAGTTTGGACTTTTGGCTGTACTATCTTGCATATTTCTCTGGAGGCACTATTGGTCTTGTGTACAGTAATAATATAGGGCAGATAGCTCAATCACTTGGACATAGTTTAATGAACTCAAAGCTCATCACTGTATATTCTGCCTTCTCCTTCTTCGGTCGCCTGCTTTCCGCTGCTCCAGACTTCATTCGAGC AAAAGTCTATTTTGCCAGGACAGGATGGCTTACGATTGCTCTCCTGCCTACACCAATCGCCTTCTTTGTTCTTGTGGCATTCGGAGGTAACCCATTAGCAATCCAAGCTGGAACTGCACTCATTGGACTCAGCTCCGGGTTCATATTTGCTGCTGCCGTTTCAATAACATCTGAGCTCTTCGGACCTGAGAGTGCTGGTGTAAACCATAACATTCTCATCACAAACATCCCCATTGGATCCCTCATTTACGGATTCCTAGCTGCATTGGTTTATGATTCCAACGCGGTTTCAGGTGTAGGCCTTCTGGCTAATTCAGTGGTGTGCATGGGAAGGAAATGCTATTTCTGGACATTTGTGTGGTGGGGATGCATTTCTCTTCTGGGGCTAGCATCTAGTGTGCTGTTGTTCATAAGAACTAGGCCTGCTTATCACAGATTCGAACAAAGTCGAACATCGACAATGTTGTATTAG
- the LOC105158577 gene encoding uncharacterized protein LOC105158577, translating into MASNNKPKKPLLHLHSNLSITLFFIVVFTIPALLLLHTPSNYICTNLISSNDKFTWSGDLRYAEFSWNKLKFDGDNPPPTSLKIAVFSRKWPTSSTPGGMERHAHTLHMALARRGHRVHVFTSPPANEIVPIAQQTEQSSPSYPVVHWHEGEPDKWRYNKAWEQFQEENRDDPFDVIHSESVALPFWLAKGVPNLAVSWHGIALESVQSSIYQDLTRKPNELMSPAFNNSLQVMIPKVLNEIRFFSHYAHHVAISDSCGEMLRDVYQIPTKRVHVIVNGVNEEDFVQDLGLGQEFRSKIGVPENASLVLGVAGRLVKDKGHPLLYEAFSKLITKHPHVYLIVAGSGPWMHRYKELGPQVIVLGSMNPLELRAFYNAIDIFVNPTLRPQGLDLTLMEAMMTGKPVMASRFPSIKGTIVVDDEFGFMFSPNTESLHEALELVVAEGAKRLSQRGRACREYAASMFTARKMALAYERLFLCIKNQSFCMYP; encoded by the coding sequence ATGGCCTCCAACAACAAGCCCAAGAAACCACTACTCCATCTCCACTCCAATCTCTCCATCACCCTATTCTTCATTGTTGTCTTCACCATTCCCGCCTTACTTCTCCTCCACACTCCTTCTAACTACATCTGCACAAACCTCATCTCTTCCAATGACAAGTTCACATGGTCCGGCGATCTCCGCTACGCCGAGTTTTCCTGGAACAAGCTCAAATTCGATGGTGACAACCCTCCACCGACTTCTCTCAAGATCGCCGTCTTCTCAAGGAAATGGCCCACTAGCTCAACTCCCGGTGGTATGGAACGGCACGCGCATACGCTCCACATGGCTCTAGCACGTCGTGGCCATCGAGTACACGTCTTCACTTCTCCCCCTGCCAATGAGATCGTTCCAATCGCACAGCAGACTGAACAAAGTTCACCCTCGTATCCCGTAGTGCATTGGCACGAGGGTGAACCGGACAAATGGCGGTACAACAAGGCATGGGAACAGTTCCAGGAAGAGAACCGGGACGACCCCTTTGATGTGATCCACTCAGAGAGCGTGGCGCTGCCGTTTTGGCTGGCGAAGGGAGTTCCCAACCTAGCCGTTTCGTGGCATGGGATAGCACTTGAGAGCGTGCAGTCGAGCATCTACCAAGACTTGACTCGGAAGCCTAATGAACTGATGTCCCCTGCATTCAACAATAGTTTACAAGTTATGATCCCCAAAGTTCTGAATGAGATCAGATTCTTCTCACACTATGCACACCATGTAGCCATAAGTGACAGTTGCGGTGAAATGCTAAGAGATGTGTACCAAATCCCAACCAAGAGAGTTCATGTTATAGTTAATGGTGTCAATGAGGAGGACTTCGTCCAAGACTTGGGATTGGGGCAAGAGTTCAGATCCAAGATTGGTGTCCCGGAGAATGCTAGCCTAGTTCTCGGTGTTGCAGGGAGACTAGTGAAAGATAAAGGCCACCCGCTACTCTATGAGGCCTTCTCCAAGCTCATAACCAAGCACCCTCATGTCTACTTGATCGTGGCCGGCTCTGGGCCGTGGATGCATAGATACAAAGAGTTGGGGCCTCAAGTCATAGTCTTGGGATCGATGAATCCCCTAGAGTTACGGGCTTTTTATAACGCaattgacatttttgttaATCCAACTCTTAGGCCACAAGGGCTTGATCTCACTCTGATGGAGGCAATGATGACTGGGAAGCCTGTTATGGCATCAAGATTTCCTAGCATTAAGGGGACTATTGTGGTTGATGATGAATTCGGGTTCATGTTTTCACCTAACACCGAATCGTTGCACGAGGCGTTAGAGTTGGTGGTGGCAGAAGGGGCGAAGAGGCTGTCACAGAGAGGAAGGGCGTGCAGGGAATATGCAGCTTCTATGTTTACAGCCCGGAAAATGGCACTAGCTTATGAAAGATTGTTTCTTTGTATCAAGAATCAGTCATTTTGTATGTACCCTTAG
- the LOC105158662 gene encoding uncharacterized protein LOC105158662, translating to MDDFFSDSDGEKAVEELLSQAMESTVLEQVAAINCAGFTDSGLPSHLETRFQRLKSFPSSTAKPTSLSTKSFSLSHPTEFKKIDSVNEAKSSDSVEEKNGERSEKVSSTCLKKSPVEKVCLSPSKSSDDGSVSPAKKNPREKMQKKGRKSHSSSPWDEFSSRSVSPPAKTGCFLCSPKKVSRKKNKENRGLDLGLDWGKHDELLSDLSNFSVHSQRKMIKKAMEEEERISREAEKIVKWAKHASARMDVSSIEDELSDDENAKFP from the coding sequence ATGGATGATTTCTTCTCCGATAGCGATGGTGAGAAGGCAGTGGAAGAGCTCTTGTCTCAGGCTATGGAGTCGACTGTGCTTGAGCAGGTGGCCGCCATTAACTGCGCTGGTTTCACGGATTCTGGCCTGCCTTCTCACCTTGAAACTCGCTTCCAGAGGCTCAAGTCGTTCCCATCATCCACGGCGAAGCCCACTTCGCTGTCTACGAAAAGCTTCAGTCTTTCACATCCTACAGAGTTCAAGAAAATTGACTCTGTAAACGAAGCGAAAAGTTCTGATTCCGTTGAAGAGAAGAATGGGGAAAGAAGTGAAAAGGTGTCTTCTACGTGTTTGAAGAAAAGCCCAGTagagaaagtttgtttgtcACCTTCTAAATCGTCTGATGATGGGAGTGTTTCACCTGCCAAGAAGAACCCACGAGAGAAAATGCAGAAGAAGGGAAGAAAATCACATTCTTCCTCTCCTTGGGATGAATTTTCCAGTAGGTCTGTTTCTCCACCTGCGAAGACTGGTTGCTTCTTGTGTTCTCCCAAGAAGGTGTcaaggaagaagaataaagaaaacagGGGTTTGGATTTGGGGCTTGATTGGGGGAAGCATGATGAGCTTCTATCTGACTTGAGTAATTTTTCAGTGCATAGTCAGAGAAAGATGATAAAAAAGGCtatggaggaggaggagagaaTCTCTAGGGAGGCTGAGAAAATTGTGAAGTGGGCTAAGCATGCTTCTGCAAGGATGGATGTTTCAAGCATTGAAGATGAGCTAAGTGATGATGAGAATGCTAAATTTCCCTAA
- the LOC105158743 gene encoding aspartic proteinase CDR1-like: protein MAFYYKPLSLFLFPLLLSCFASVFLIPLIQATKNGGITIDLIHRDSPLSPAYNHSHSHFERLRSAFNRSFSRKSSLRLTSASKSPESFQGTLTPIGGEYLLKVQIGTPPVEQFGIADTGSDLTWTQCLPCTQCYKQNIPLFNPRKTKTYRRVSCQSDQCSAVGSASCDSRNACQYQVAYGDRSYSIGDLAVETFTFGSSSGENVSFPKVVFGCGHENDGTFSATGSGIIGLGGGSLSIINQLDTSIGGKFSYCLTFLDSNISSTISFGSNAIVGGRGVVSTPLVKKSPDTFYFLTLEGVSVGRERLRYKTSNSKAAVADEGNIIIDSGTTLTFLPSDLYQELESTLERSIEGKRATDPQGVFNLCYELPSDGELKSPPIVAHFTGADLVLTEGSTFVEVEKGVVCLTLVPSQDLAIFGNLHQMNYKIGYDLVKQEVNFLPTDCSKAH from the coding sequence ATGGCTTTCTATTACAAACCCTTGTCTCTCTTCTTGTTCCCTCTTCTCCTTTCTTGCTTTGCTAGTGTTTTCTTGATACCCTTGATTCAAGCGACCAAGAACGGTGGCATCACCATCGACCTGATCCATCGGGATTCCCCCCTGTCGCCGGCCTACAACCATTCTCATTCGCATTTTGAGCGTTTGAGAAGCGCGTTCAATCGTTCTTTTTCACGTAAGTCTTCTCTTAGGCTGACTTCAGCCTCAAAGTCTCCAGAATCCTTTCAGGGTACACTCACTCCTATTGGTGGGGAGTACCTGTTGAAAGTTCAAATTGGAACTCCACCGGTGGAACAATTCGGGATTGCTGATACGGGTAGTGATTTGACATGGACGCAATGCCTGCCATGTACTCAGTGCTACAAGCAAAACATCCCGCTCTTTAATCCGAGAAAAACCAAGACTTATAGAAGAGTTTCATGCCAATCCGACCAATGCAGTGCTGTTGGAAGCGCTTCTTGTGATAGTAGGAATGCCTGCCAGTACCAGGTCGCCTATGGGGACAGATCCTACAGCATTGGCGACCTAGCTGTCGAAACCTTCACATTCGGTTCTTCTTCCGGGGAAAACGTCTCATTCCCTAAAGTCGTCTTCGGCTGTGGCCACGAAAACGACGGGACCTTCAGCGCAACAGGTTCGGGAATCATCGGCCTCGGCGGTGGCTCTCTCTCCATAATCAACCAACTCGACACGTCCATCGGCGGCAAATTCTCTTACTGCCTGACGTTTCTCGACTCCAATATTTCCAGCACGATAAGCTTCGGCAGCAACGCCATCGTCGGGGGACGTGGAGTCGTCTCAACACCCCTGGTCAAGAAATCACCCGACACCTTCTACTTCCTGACACTGGAGGGCGTGAGCGTCGGGAGGGAGAGGCTGCGGTACAAAACATCCAACTCCAAGGCAGCAGTGGCGGATGAGGGCAACATCATCATAGACTCAGGCACGACGCTGACGTTCCTCCCATCAGATCTTTACCAAGAACTGGAATCAACCCTGGAGAGAAGCATCGAGGGAAAACGCGCGACGGACCCGCAAGGCGTGTTCAACTTGTGCTATGAACTGCCGAGTGATGGGGAGTTGAAGTCTCCACCCATAGTAGCCCACTTCACGGGTGCGGATTTGGTGTTGACAGAAGGGAGCACATTCGTGGAGGTGGAGAAAGGGGTTGTGTGTTTGACGCTGGTGCCATCACAAGATCTGGCAATCTTTGGGAATTTGCACCAGATGAACTATAAGATAGGGTATGATCTTGTGAAGCAGGAGGTGAATTTCCTGCCTACTGATTGCTCCAAGGCCCACTGA